From a region of the Helianthus annuus cultivar XRQ/B chromosome 5, HanXRQr2.0-SUNRISE, whole genome shotgun sequence genome:
- the LOC110939733 gene encoding DNA-directed RNA polymerase III subunit RPC10, with amino-acid sequence MEFCPTCGMLLKYELPHMSRPARFFCPTCPYVSQIEPKVKIKRKQRLVKKAVDPIITKDDMSNAPKTDQAHCPNCGHNKAAYIQFQTRSADEPMTINFTCEKCSHCWRED; translated from the exons ATGGAATTCTGCCCAACATGTGGGATGTTGTTGAAGTATGAATTGCCACACATGTCTCGTCCTGCCCGATTTTTCTGCCCCACGTGTCCGTATGTTAGCCAGATTGAACCCAAG GTCAAGATCAAAAGAAAGCAGCGGTTGGTTAAAAAAGCTGTAGATCCGATTATCACGAAAGATGACATGAGTAATGCACCAAAAACGGATCAAG CACATTGTCCAAATTGTGGTCACAACAAGGCTGCATATATCCAGTTTCAAACAAGGTCAGCTGATGAGCCCATGACAATAAACTTCACGTGTGAGAAATGTAGCCATTGTTGGCGCGAGGACTAG
- the LOC110942504 gene encoding uncharacterized protein C119.09c translates to MMYVKARPTTDLNRNTDLFSVVVTYHFFHWMKGTPFADDQGIYNRLTWWEQIDNGKQLTRNRKFLTVVPVLHTTDYQHPMIFFNTVAVIVLVIAKFPNMHKVRIFGINGDM, encoded by the exons ATGATGTACGTGAAGGCAAGACCGACAACGGATCTGAATCGAAACACCGATTTGTTTTCAGTT GTGGTGACTTATCACTTTTTTCATTGGATGAAAGGGACTCCGTTTGCTGACGATCAAGGGATATATAACAGACTGACATGGTGGGAGCAGATCGACAATGGCAAGCAGCTCACCAGAAACCGAAAGTTTCTAACCGTTGTACCT GTACTTCACACTACTGATTATCAACATCCAATGATATTCTTCAATACAGTTGCTGTAATTGTGCTTGTTATCGCAAAGTTTCCAAATATGCATAAAGTTAGAATTTTTGGTATTAACGGCGATATGTGA